One Euphorbia lathyris chromosome 1, ddEupLath1.1, whole genome shotgun sequence DNA segment encodes these proteins:
- the LOC136210934 gene encoding methionine gamma-lyase, producing the protein MANTKSQTPLLSGNKRPGGQDDFEDGDDFIVSKKSMPPPAPYDEDPVAALAVSRHEFGEHGGVNMSIEASATFTVMEPDTMRRMFTGELGADRDFFIYSRHFNPTVLNLGRQMAALEGTEAAYCTASGMSAISSVLLQLCSSGGHVVASRTLYGGTHALLSHFLPRACNITTTFVEIGDLEMVKDSIIEGKTKVLYFESVSNPTLTVANIPELCRIAREKGVPVVVDNTFAPLVLSPARLGADVVVHSITKFISGGADIIAGAVCGPASLVNSMMDLCQGSLMLLGPTMNAKVAFELSGRIPHLGLRMKEHCHRAMVYATRMKNMGLKVIYPGLEEHPQHQLLKSIGNKEYGFGALLCIDMGTEERANKLMSLLQNHTQFGFMAVSLGYYETLMSVSGSSTSSELNEEEKELAGISPGLLRMSVGFIGTLEQKWSQLEKALARVMDSGYMA; encoded by the exons ATGGCCAACACCAAATCTCAGACTCCTCTTCTTTCCGGCAACAAGAGACCCGGCGGCCAGGATGATTTTGAGGACGGTGACGACTTCATCGTTTCCAAGAAATCAATGCCTCCTCCGGCGCCCTACGACGAGGATCCCGTCGCCGCATTAGCCGTCTCTCGGCATGAATTCGGTGAACACGGTGGCGTTAACATGTCAATTGAAGCTTCTGCTACCTTCACCGTCATGGAGCCTGACACCATGCGGCGGATGTTCACCGGCGAGCTTGGAGCTGATCGTGATTTCTTCATTTACAGCCGTCATTTTAATCCTACTGTATTGAATCTTGGCCGTCAGATGGCCGCTTTGGAAGGCACGGAGGCTGCTTATTGCACGGCTAGCG GTATGTCCGCTATATCATCGGTGCTACTACAGCTCTGTAGCAGCGGCGGCCACGTGGTGGCGTCGAGGACTTTATACGGCGGAACTCATGCGTTGTTGAGCCATTTCTTACCAAGGGCATGCAACATAACGACGACGTTTGTTGAAATCGGAGATCTAGAAATGGTGAAAGATTCAATAATCGAAGGGAAGACAAAAGTTTTGTATTTCGAATCTGTTTCGAATCCAACTCTTACAGTGGCGAATATTCCTGAACTCTGTCGGATTGCACGTGAAAAAGGTGTTCCGGTGGTCGTCGACAACACTTTTGCGCCGCTTGTTCTCTCGCCGGCACGTCTTGGAGCTGACGTGGTTGTTCACAGTATCACTAAGTTTATCAGCGGCGGCGCCGATATAATCGCAG GTGCGGTTTGCGGGCCGGCGAGCCTAGTGAACTCAATGATGGACTTGTGCCAGGGGAGTTTAATGCTTCTAGGACCAACAATGAATGCAAAGGTTGCATTTGAATTATCAGGGAGAATTCCTCATTTGGGCTTAAGAATGAAGGAACATTGTCACCGGGCCATGGTTTACGCGACCCGAATGAAAAACATGGGCCTGAAAGTGATCTACCCGGGCCTCGAAGAGCATCCCCAGCACCAATTGCTCAAGTCCATAGGGAATAAGGAGTACGGGTTCGGAGCGCTCCTTTGCATCGACATGGGAACGGAGGAAAGGGCGAATAAATTGATGAGCCTTTTGCAAAACCATACTCAATTCGGGTTCATGGCGGTTAGTCTAGGGTACTACGAGACGTTAATGTCGGTCTCGGGGAGTAGCACGAGCAGCGAATTGAATGAGGAAGAGAAGGAATTGGCGGGGATTTCGCCCGGGTTGTTGAGGATGTCGGTCGGGTTTATTGGGACTTTGGAGCAGAAATGGAGCCAGCTTGAGAAGGCACTTGCAAGAGTTATGGACTCTGGGTATATGgcttag